Part of the Cydia pomonella isolate Wapato2018A chromosome 5, ilCydPomo1, whole genome shotgun sequence genome is shown below.
aataggaagccacttgagctgagaacgaaactgagacacatggtcatatttgcgcaagccaaatataaaccttatacagaGATTCTGGAGGCGCTCAAACTTATTCTGCTGCTCCTGGGTAAGGTCGAGATAGCAGATGTCAGCATAATCTAATATGGGCTGTAAGAGAGATTGAGCTAGCGCTATTTTAGTAGAGTAAGGCAAGAAATTTCGAAGTCTGCGGAGTGAAGCAATTGCAGCAAACATTTACTGGCTGgtaaaaactttttagtatgagttaaGGTTAAGCATTTTTCCTgtggacatcataaaataaatggacCTTAAAGCCTAATTTTATCAAAAcccttaaagataaagatagtttatttttataattacgtGACAGAAGTGAAACTGAAAGCCATCCAGTCTTTAGAATTAGGTAATTGGGCTTCACAATTTTCACGacaacgaaataaaaaaattaaaaaataatcatttattaaaGATATACCAAAGCATCGGTATTAGTAACATTACTCGTTGTTGCATTGCGCACATACTTTTGCATGGTAAGCAGGGTCGCTTCGTACTGCATGTTGCGCGGACCGAGTGGTACGCCGTGGGTAAAGCGGGTGATGAGGGCCTGCGAGGGCGCGGGCACGTCCTGAGGGACCATGTGGCCTGCGCCGCGGAATAGTACTTCTGTGAGGTGGCCCCCGGTCTTGTGGTAACTGTAAATTAGATAAGGACAATGTTATTAGGCTTCAATGCCGTTGGAAATTCGGCTACCGGTGCATCTACCAATCAATTTTTTACGCTCTTGGCTCTCAACTGCTTCGAACAGTAATAGAGGTACAATCTAAATTTGTGAGTTTACTGCTgcaatttagtaaaaaaaaaaattaagagacGAACCATATATCGTACCCTAGTCACGTGGCACAGTCAAACGATGTTGTAAAAGGGAGGTAACTACCTATacttagttaggtcataagttctgtcacagaGGTTTTAACTGACAACATGTAATACAAAgctcttaatttaaaaaagtttgccatgattagaaagcttgttttatactggtcacaacgtaatataattagtttaaaatttagatcgcgtctttatttactacttgtttactttaaGATTTCCGTTAGAtgcgaatacgcggctggattgtgaaaaaatataccTTACAAAAAAGAGTAAAATCAGTGtcataacattaataacataggtacaattgtttatttgtatgaacctactttataagaacgttattttatcaccagcaatTAGTTCTCTGACAACTCTGTACTTCAGCTATTACCCTccaaacttagggtacttttcagtgacacgctaatttttgactgccatccaacgaCTAGGTTTGataaaacacgtacagttgcaattaGGGCAAtccatatattttaagaaagataaaagatccagctttTCTTTTATGTAAGATTTCACCAtttaaaacgaaaaataaataattagggatcaaaatcacctcgaCCAGGTCGcgtattattttcatatttttttaacatttttccgAATACATTACATATACTATACATACACTTATGCAAAACTGAGGcagcaaattacgttaaattatattgtaagtaattttgCATTAAATAGGCTTTCAAcccatacatataaataataagggATTTGTAATTTTGTACCTATAGGtgttttatcattatcactCAAACCCTTTTTggcagaacttatgacctgactaagtatgttaattattttgcatCGTTATTTATGATTGTCCGAAACAGCAGAAATAGGACTCAAGACCGCTTCGTCCACAATACTATTTCATCACCTTCTTAACTTATTGTCATTATTGTCATATGGTGGACCATATGACAACTACTACAACTACTGTACTGATTCGTTAACATTCCTATATCGTCTACAGTGCTAACTCATCCACATTCCTATATAGTCCGCAGCTTATAAAAGACAGTCAGGATAATGgatttgtaaaataatgttgACGAGCTGACACTGTAGTCAAAATAGGAATGTAGACAATCTGGTACTGTAGTCCCTgttatagttgtgccgttctcgagaatgttcttcgttttgtatgaggaatgttctcgcgcgagaacattccccttaataaatggagaacattctcgagaacggcacaactatagtcCCTGTAGTCCGTTATGTGGACGACTTAGGAAGGTGACGATTTAGGAATTGTATGCTAACGACATGGCATTATGGATGTTTTaaaaaggtgacgaaatagTATTATGGACGACGCGGTCCTGAgccataaatacatacataaaggAAGGCACAACAATTTGACATATACTCGACACGTAAACTATCTTTCTTTCAGTATGTTTCAAACTTTCCAGCAAAATTACGTTATCTACCCAGCGTTTCTGCCGTTGAATATGAAGGGGTACCGCACGGCTTGTAGAAACTCCTCAGTGCCATTCCACTTCCACGCGCGAGCGTTCTTGGAGGTTTGCAGGCAAGGCAGCATCTGGTCTAACTGCCCACTGTTGAGAAAACATGGTCTACATTAAAATCCAAAGTTATTAAGAATTTTGTTTTGGTTACGTGCATTCAATCGACCCCTAATACCCCTATCCACACACCTCAACCATTAGCATTAGAAGCGCCAACCCAAAAGGTAATGAAGTCCCTCCATGAAAAATTGATTTAATGGGAGGCTAGTTTCTGGCATACCATAGATATGATGACTTACCAATACACCAACACCCTATAATAATCCAATAACTCCTCCAGCATAGATTTCGTGCTGCTAAGGAATTCGGGAGCCAACTCAATATTCACGGTCACGTTGACACGGCTGAACTCAATGTCCCCGACGTGTAGTGCTCTCTTCACGTCGGACTTATCCAACATTTCCGTGTACTTCCCGCCGGAGATACTGTCTCGGAGGAAGTTGTATGCGTGCTTTTGATGGGACATTAGGAGAAGAGCTGATACGAGGCTGACCCATTTCTGTAAACAAGATGAAAGCAGggtcaatatttatatatttcaacttcaacatttgttcagcaaatTGGCCACAAgagcacttttacacgtcaacatggaatttacataaattagtaaatttagaataaaatacaaGTACTTAATTGCAAATATCAATTCAATCTAAAGTACCTATTATAATTAGATACTCATTTACTTAGAGATGAATAAAGTCtcttaatgtcgaattacaaaaaaaaactataataataatatttaaaaaaacatgcagataaaaaaacaaaactaatattatttagtggcgtcatcatcatatcagccctttatagcccactgctgagcatagggctctcttctagtacgccacttgtcccggtcctgagctaatctcatctagaagtgacccgcaatcttccgaatgtcgtccacccaacgggCCAAcagacgccaggggcttcttgcatccgaaagcggccaccattccgttaacattttagtccacctgctatcactctgcctagcaacatgtcccgcccaacacCACATTAGTTTGATAATGACGCAACCCACGTCTAGCACCTTGGTGCGGcgacggatctcgacattccttactGGATCTTGAAGTTTAATACCGAGCATGGCGCGTTCCACGGCTCTAGAAGCTTTAGAGGCGTAAAtttctctaagtgtcagaactaaaagattatataattaatcagaaatcagaaatcttAAATCaccgcatttattcgtgataaactataacatacaaaagtatagcaTAACAAAAGAAATTTATAAACGTAGAATAAATacatagtttaccacgaaataaatagtttatcaaattatccttagagatgtaaagggtctctaaaatactgtataataaaaaaaaattgagaaccgaatgaggtgccTCACTGTAATAATACTTAAAGACAAAGTTACTAAATACAGTGTTTAAATCCAAAAcgagcgataaattaaaccagatacctataaaatttatccgtgtaataattaattaaaaactttttttaagttacacttaattatggaTTATGGCcccgtaattattttttgaaaatgtaccgagcagcaatgtattgCAAACATTACGTGACATAACATGCAAACGTGGAGTTTGAAATTATCTATCATTGGAGCAAGCGCATGTAAATTGCACCTAATCCCAACTGGTTGAAGTTAAAGACGGTTAATTACTTCTTCTATGGTAATACCTAATAAAGGTCTAAAGCAAGCCATtggaatcaaaattaaaatgtagtGCCGTAGTAACGTCGTCGTCAGTGGTATGTGAGGTCCAGAAAATAATAGCTTGCTCATTTAATAACCTACCATCTTAGCTGGAGCGCTCCTGTTCTGAGCGATATCTTCCTGGAAGCCTTCCACCAGCGGTCTGATGATTTCCACCTGCGTCTGGTCAATCAGCCCAAAGTACTCGAACGCGTCCGCTATATGCGCGATTTCTGCTGGGTCTACCATTGCGTTGCCCAACATCACACCCTGTGGATATTCGAAATTACGAATTGTCAGGCCCAAATTAACTAAGGGGTAACAGTGACAGGGTCGCAGTGCTAAGGAGGACTGCGTTGGTATTCATGGAAACCAAGGCCAACTCAACTAATTTGGATAAAAAATCCAAGACTCATCTTGTTTAGATATATGCTTGTCATATATAAAGAAACTAAAGATCAAGATCACTGTCGATGTTACGTATTGTTTTCAGCGTACGATACGATCAACCGGTGACAAAAGATTAAGATAAACAGCTAAAatatttgtggctttccattagagaagggtccttatgcttcatctgCAATAAGGACGTTTCTATAAGAATTTCTGTTGGAGTTTCAAATGGAAACgtccttattgcacttgaagcgACGTTTCATTATGCGTGGCACGTAAAAAGGATTACCTTTGAGTCTTCACTAAATGGATCTACTTATTGAGAGCCTTTAATTTTACTGATTATTCATGATGTGATCAATTCTAAAATGACATATCACGCAATTATCAAATTCTATGATCTGGCCACGACACCtctaagtttatttatttatttaagggtAATATTATCTGACCTGTAAATTGAAGTACGGTGGGCTGTCCCTGTGTCTATGGATTCTGTGGGCCAGCGCCGGTACATACTTGCCAGCGTATGATTCACCCGCCACGAACAGTGGCGCTGTTTGTAGCTCAGGGAAAATCTGGATGAACTGTTTCATTGCCACGTGGAGGTGGGTCGTGTACTGGAATCGatagttcaaaattataataatggTATTGAAAACATCTATGCTATGAAGTGTTTATTCGCAAATAGACTCTTGAGATTTTatgttcaaaatattaaatgagGTTCACACTTATGCTACCAgattaagtattattttgtacTCCTTTGGTAATAAAAATGGTTGGACACAAAAAAGTGTAAATAATGAGACATCATATCAATACCGTGTCTAAGTCCTTGGCATAACCTTCATTGCTCTCCGTGAAACTGTAACCCGTTCCCACCGGGTTGTCAATGAACAGGAGAGAGTGGTTATGGATCCAGCTGTAGCGGTTCTCTGAAATAGCATTAATTGGTAATGGTTAACCTTTTGGAATTGGGTCCAGTCCCCGCGAAGTGTATTAATTATGTGACAAGCCTTATTAAATAAGGCTTAAAACTATGTAGGTCTTGCAGGTCTTGGTTTCTGGTACTATCCACTCTTACTCTATTTCAGTGTATAAGTCTATGCAGTGGCATTAACTAATGCCACTAATGGCTTCTCCAAATATCGCCGATAattgcaatacattgcggcatttgatcgacCGATTCAATTCTTTGCTCCTACTTAGCCAGCAATATATTATCTAAAATCGCATGCCATTTGTTGCCTTTACACCCATTTAAATGTTGTAGCATGATACCAATGCAGTACTGCGGTTGTAGCCGTCTGTTCCTGTAAACATTTTCCAATATATACTGCTCAAAAGAAAATAGGGGTCTACTAAGCGTTTTGAACGTTACGTGAAAAGTACAACGGGTGTTTGCTGCCTCTTTTTCGAAATTTAAATGTCAGATATAAGTGGAAGTGGTAAGGcctatattataagtataaagtGTTAATGATTAAATCTTAGTAatttcaaatattaattttaaaaatccgTGGGCACTAAACTTTTTGGTGGCCGGAAAATATAGCAAATTCCCCAACCTGTCTTACATTTTACACATCCTGTATTTTTTACAAACccttctgtatttttttaataacagtaAAGAAGGCATTAGTTGTTATTAAGgcttataaaatgtaagtataaaggcttataaaaataagtagtCAATTGTTTCACATACTACGATAACCATGAAATTAGTTTTCCTGTAATAATCCACATTCTTAGTCGCCCCTAATTTCTTTTGAGTAATTTATATGAGAATTATTAAAGTATAATGTATTAGTACGATATTACGATACTTACTTTTCAATGTTCCGAATTGACTAACAGTGAAAGGTCCTACTTCGTCAAAGAGTCCCGCCATGCTAGACGCTCCAGGCCCCCCTTGTAACCACACGATCCACGGCGTTTTATTCACAGGCTTGTCAGGCACCGGAAAATACCAGAAGAATAAATGAGACTTCAACTCCTCGTCTACTGTCAGAAAACCACTGTAACTTTCGAACCCTAAGAACAAATCTGGGTCTACTCTACAAGCGTTTCGCGCTTCAGCTATGAGCCCGTCTTTTAAGAAAGCCGTAAGAAGCAAGGCTGTGCCATTATCGACTTCTGCTTCTGGTGTTTCACTTGACTGTGTCTCTTCATAATCGTTTATTATGTTCAGGAAATCCACGTCAAGGGCGTTGCCGTATGGATCTTTAGTAGATTTTTCTGTACTTGATAAAATTAGGTTATCCTTTTTAGCGATATCGTTTTTCCTGCTAATAATGAGAGAGTCTTCTACATCGACGACGTTTTCAAGAGGATCCTTCGCAGGATTTTCGGTGGTTGACACGGGGTATTCTTCTTTACCAACTCGTGTGATAATTAGAAAATCTTCATCAAAACCCTTTTCAAGTGCATCCTTATTAGCTTGAGCATTGGTTGTGTTCACGGGGTCATCTGTCTTGGGAACAGGTTGCTCTATATCGTTTTGTAAGTTATTGATTAGAGCTTTAGTAGTTGTGATGTTTGGTGCTGTATCATCTTTACTTATCTCGTACGTAGCGTGGATGTTTTCGTCACGTTTAACTACTTTCCCACAGGTACTGGAAAGAGCAATAGTTGATTACAGTTGTTGTTGTGTGTAGGTACTTAATCCCTGACTGatttcaaacatttaaaatataagttcgCCGTTGTAGGCATATTATTTCACTGAACGTTATTACGGAAGTATGCCTTATAAGATTACAGTTGAAGGTCACAATTATCCGGAATCCCGAACTATATTATACTTAtagataagtaggtaggtacctaatacatttttatcatacacTTAACAAGATCCACTCCCATTTAgttgattttataaattatttcaaatagaCAAACACCAACCTAATACTGATTCCAAAGAAGAAAGGAAAATCAATGTACTTAAATTACTACCCTatattacctactttattatCATACAAATGTGATAGTTTAATGCAATATAtgtttaagtacgtacagtaTATACAATACgtacagtatatatatatataatataatattgcaAATATCTTAATCTTGGGTATTCCATATTAATAAATGTATGCAActtcttataaaataatatattataggtacaaGCTACACCTAAATAATTCTCTAATATGCACGTATTATACACGTGGAGATTATATAGTCCTGAGTATGGAGTTACTATGTGTATTAACATAAAACTGTACTCACCTGCTGAccataaatattactaataacaaataaaatagctccattttaataaattaaactaatataaaCACGAGATCGGGGCCGTGAGGGCATTTCTGTCAAACTGCGAAGTATGGCCAATATCTGAAGTTATCTTCGTGAACTGCTGAACTGTGCGCTGTAATCGCGTGTATCTGCTACTCTCAAACCTAGATACTTGGGCCGACTTATTTTTTCTTGTCGATTTTATTGCGTcggatttcgataaaattttatGGATATACAGAAGTTccctttttttgtacaatataagcgcaatttcacctAATGTTCTAGAAACTTCCTCTGACTCACGTACGTATAAAGGTATTTTTGTAACTGAACGAAAAATTACGTAAGTTAATTTTTTTCGGGACAAGTTGTGATTGCGTGTTCTTGTCAGAATGAGGAGTTCTTCAAATCAACCATATATCAATATAACGGACCACTTGGCCACGGACTTCGGCGAATATcttcatattaaatttatttacctacctaattcAATTAAAGTACTATCTGTCAATTTAGTTATTCCTATGTACTTTACATACGCCGCAccaaaaataggtaggtacctgtttggcctaaaggttgactggtagaatgcattgtggcattaagtccgccttttgtaactATTAggtatagtttaaataaataaattctgtaAGCATTGTAGGTAAATTGGTGATGTGTATGGTGTTTCCACTATTTTGTATGAcagtttaattttgtaatacttATACCTAAGTGCATTATTTTATAAAGAATCTATGGTCCATTTTTTATCTACCTCTACCACAGTTGAGACAAAACTTGGATGGAAATTGAGCATGCTTCACATCTAGAAACTTGACGCTTAACTGTAAAAAAAtctcttacttagtgttttgcTAACGGATACCTGAATAAAATGGTAAATGGTTTTCAAACAcccgttttaatttttaaataacctATCCAACAAGTTAAAGCTAAAAAATCTTCCCCATGAAAACATAACCGTACCCCTAACGGTTAGGTTTTTATTTAAGATACTCGTATTATGTCAGCAGTTTCTTGAAGTA
Proteins encoded:
- the LOC133518050 gene encoding venom serine carboxypeptidase-like, coding for MELFYLLLVIFMVSSTCGKVVKRDENIHATYEISKDDTAPNITTTKALINNLQNDIEQPVPKTDDPVNTTNAQANKDALEKGFDEDFLIITRVGKEEYPVSTTENPAKDPLENVVDVEDSLIISRKNDIAKKDNLILSSTEKSTKDPYGNALDVDFLNIINDYEETQSSETPEAEVDNGTALLLTAFLKDGLIAEARNACRVDPDLFLGFESYSGFLTVDEELKSHLFFWYFPVPDKPVNKTPWIVWLQGGPGASSMAGLFDEVGPFTVSQFGTLKKNRYSWIHNHSLLFIDNPVGTGYSFTESNEGYAKDLDTYTTHLHVAMKQFIQIFPELQTAPLFVAGESYAGKYVPALAHRIHRHRDSPPYFNLQGVMLGNAMVDPAEIAHIADAFEYFGLIDQTQVEIIRPLVEGFQEDIAQNRSAPAKMKWVSLVSALLLMSHQKHAYNFLRDSISGGKYTEMLDKSDVKRALHVGDIEFSRVNVTVNIELAPEFLSSTKSMLEELLDYYRVLVYCGQLDQMLPCLQTSKNARAWKWNGTEEFLQAVRYPFIFNGRNAGYHKTGGHLTEVLFRGAGHMVPQDVPAPSQALITRFTHGVPLGPRNMQYEATLLTMQKYVRNATTSNVTNTDALVYL